In one Halomarina ordinaria genomic region, the following are encoded:
- a CDS encoding winged helix-turn-helix domain-containing protein, translated as MGGLLWHVLTGTSDGENRVRILRTLDERPRNANRLAEALDRHYETVRHHLGVLVEHDIVTDTGDDYGAVYLLSGRARRNWGLVEEILEHDDRRSTGPRE; from the coding sequence ATGGGGGGTCTCCTGTGGCACGTACTCACCGGCACGTCCGACGGCGAGAACCGCGTCCGCATCCTGCGAACGCTCGACGAGCGCCCTCGCAACGCGAACCGCCTCGCCGAGGCGCTCGACCGCCACTACGAGACGGTCAGACACCACCTCGGCGTGCTCGTGGAACACGATATCGTCACCGACACCGGCGACGACTACGGCGCGGTGTACCTCCTGTCCGGGCGCGCGCGACGGAACTGGGGGCTCGTCGAGGAGATACTCGAGCACGACGACCGCCGGTCGACCGGCCCCCGTGAGTGA
- a CDS encoding MBL fold metallo-hydrolase, giving the protein MGVGLTDEVVWMNECYPHGDRHEHVSVYLVRGDDGNVLVDSGSFYHREGLRGQIEAATDGAGVDAIVLSHSDYPHSGNVSAFREAWESVELVASSGSPELQGLSDARRCRIGESLRVQGRTFSFVDPPLADRSHTTWVYDHASGVLFTADGFGSYHPAGECDRTSAEFEEGIPEARIYEFHRDNLVWLRYVDPAKLERALRAILDDYDVSVVAPIHGHPIRRADLDGYVRRLVDAAGRIADGYTVGDAV; this is encoded by the coding sequence ATGGGAGTCGGACTCACCGACGAGGTCGTGTGGATGAACGAGTGTTACCCCCACGGGGACCGCCACGAGCACGTCTCGGTCTACCTGGTCCGCGGCGACGACGGGAACGTCCTGGTCGACTCCGGGTCGTTCTACCACCGTGAGGGGCTGCGGGGACAGATCGAGGCCGCGACCGACGGGGCCGGCGTCGACGCCATCGTCCTCTCGCACTCCGATTACCCCCACTCGGGCAACGTCTCCGCGTTCCGCGAGGCGTGGGAGAGCGTCGAACTGGTCGCGTCCTCGGGGTCGCCGGAACTGCAGGGGCTCTCCGACGCCCGACGCTGTCGAATCGGCGAGTCGCTGCGCGTTCAGGGCCGGACGTTCAGTTTCGTCGACCCGCCGCTGGCCGACCGCTCGCACACGACGTGGGTGTACGACCACGCCTCGGGCGTGCTGTTCACTGCCGACGGCTTCGGGTCGTACCACCCTGCCGGCGAGTGCGACCGCACCTCCGCCGAGTTCGAGGAGGGTATCCCCGAAGCGCGAATCTACGAGTTCCACCGGGACAACCTCGTCTGGCTGCGCTACGTCGACCCGGCGAAACTCGAACGCGCGCTCCGGGCCATCCTCGACGACTACGACGTCTCCGTCGTCGCGCCCATCCACGGGCACCCGATTCGACGGGCGGACCTCGACGGGTACGTGCGTCGGCTGGTCGACGCGGCCGGACGAATCGCGGACGGGTACACGGTCGGGGACGCCGTGTAG
- a CDS encoding MBL fold metallo-hydrolase: MSTDASFREIREGLYWIHEPGPDRSGMVESMDPVPSWYDEAQSVHIPQCAYLLDGGDATLLLDTLSPASTDRILGALDAVLDDPLDYLVVSHPDVPHAGNTARILAAHDATLVAPRYGDDHELYRLDEATHVGEGDSIDLGRYTVDFHEATFLDAPVSLWMSERTEGMLFPVDWFGFPHLASERLRLVEELDVGIAESRLVQFHGRVLFWHQYVDVETVQREIDAVNRRFEPRMILPAHGLVVGEGAMEYVDRMKDVVAEIARRDRIGALG, encoded by the coding sequence ATGAGCACCGACGCGTCGTTCAGGGAGATACGCGAGGGGCTGTACTGGATACACGAACCCGGGCCGGACCGCTCTGGGATGGTCGAGTCGATGGACCCCGTCCCGTCGTGGTACGACGAGGCGCAGTCGGTCCACATCCCGCAGTGCGCGTACCTGCTCGACGGCGGGGACGCGACGCTGCTGCTCGACACCCTCTCGCCGGCCAGCACCGACCGTATCCTCGGGGCGCTCGACGCCGTCCTCGACGACCCGCTCGACTACCTCGTCGTCTCGCACCCCGACGTCCCCCACGCCGGGAACACCGCGCGGATACTCGCCGCCCACGACGCGACGCTCGTCGCGCCGCGCTACGGCGACGACCACGAACTCTACCGGCTGGACGAGGCCACCCACGTCGGCGAGGGCGACAGCATCGACCTCGGGCGGTACACGGTCGACTTCCACGAGGCGACGTTCCTCGACGCCCCCGTCTCGCTGTGGATGAGCGAGCGGACCGAGGGGATGCTCTTTCCCGTCGACTGGTTCGGCTTCCCCCACCTCGCGAGCGAACGACTCCGCCTCGTCGAGGAACTCGACGTCGGTATCGCCGAGAGCCGCCTCGTGCAGTTCCACGGGCGCGTCCTGTTCTGGCACCAGTACGTCGACGTGGAGACGGTCCAGCGCGAGATAGACGCCGTCAACCGGCGGTTCGAGCCACGGATGATACTCCCGGCGCACGGCCTCGTCGTCGGAGAAGGCGCGATGGAGTACGTCGACCGGATGAAGGACGTCGTCGCGGAGATAGCGCGCCGAGACAGAATCGGCGCGCTGGGGTGA
- a CDS encoding M20/M25/M40 family metallo-hydrolase, producing MSELKDAVDAGLPSYRTHLFELLSQPSVSATGEGMAACADLLLSVLGEYDFDEVRRIETSRNPLIYAERVVDESRPTVTFYGHYDVQPPGDEALWDSPAFEPTVRDGSIYARGAGDNKGQFLAHVFALDALTSVEDLAVNVKLLVEGGEESGSPGLIEYLSGTPAELAGTDLVYVADGPMHASRRPTIIYGNRGIASAQLDLRTANADLHSGNFGGPVPNAANELVALVATMFDGDEVTVDGFYDDVRITAADRELVADIPVDEAALRESLGVAAFATDKPYYERLLLEPTLTINGMTAGYQGEGKKTIIPHEATVKLDCRLVPGQDPERVVDLLTAHVEARNPHVEVSAMGSFPPMKTPLDTPAATPLAAAMEAVWGVEPVEMPLLGGSLPAAHFRTELDVPVLVVPYANPDQGNHSPNEHLDLDCFRNGIETTAQFLHRYPDA from the coding sequence ATGAGTGAACTGAAGGACGCGGTCGACGCGGGGTTACCGTCGTACCGAACACACCTGTTCGAGTTGCTCTCCCAGCCGAGCGTCAGCGCGACGGGCGAGGGGATGGCGGCGTGTGCTGACCTGCTGCTCTCGGTCCTCGGGGAGTACGACTTCGACGAGGTGAGGCGCATCGAGACGAGCCGGAACCCGCTCATCTACGCCGAGCGGGTCGTCGACGAGTCGCGCCCGACCGTGACGTTCTACGGCCACTACGACGTCCAGCCGCCGGGGGACGAGGCCCTGTGGGACTCCCCCGCCTTCGAGCCGACGGTCCGCGACGGCTCGATATACGCCCGGGGGGCCGGCGACAACAAGGGACAGTTCCTCGCGCACGTGTTCGCGCTGGACGCGCTGACGAGCGTCGAGGACCTGGCGGTCAACGTCAAGCTCCTCGTCGAGGGCGGCGAGGAGAGCGGTAGTCCCGGGCTCATCGAGTACCTCTCGGGGACGCCGGCGGAACTCGCCGGGACCGACCTGGTGTACGTCGCAGACGGGCCGATGCACGCCTCCCGACGCCCGACCATCATCTACGGGAACCGGGGCATCGCCTCGGCCCAGCTCGACCTGCGGACGGCGAACGCCGACCTCCACTCGGGGAACTTCGGCGGGCCGGTGCCCAACGCGGCGAACGAACTCGTCGCGCTCGTCGCCACGATGTTCGACGGCGACGAGGTGACCGTCGACGGCTTCTACGACGACGTCCGAATCACGGCGGCCGACCGCGAACTGGTCGCGGACATCCCCGTCGACGAGGCGGCGCTCAGAGAGAGCCTCGGCGTGGCCGCCTTCGCCACGGACAAGCCGTACTACGAGCGCCTGCTGCTGGAGCCGACGCTGACCATCAACGGCATGACGGCCGGCTACCAGGGGGAGGGGAAGAAGACCATCATCCCCCACGAGGCGACGGTGAAACTCGACTGTCGACTCGTCCCCGGGCAGGACCCGGAGCGGGTCGTGGACCTGCTCACCGCCCACGTCGAGGCGCGGAACCCGCACGTCGAGGTCAGCGCGATGGGGTCGTTCCCGCCGATGAAGACGCCGCTCGACACGCCCGCCGCGACGCCGCTCGCGGCGGCCATGGAGGCCGTCTGGGGGGTCGAACCGGTCGAGATGCCGCTGCTCGGCGGGAGCCTCCCGGCGGCGCACTTCCGGACGGAACTCGACGTCCCGGTGCTGGTGGTCCCCTACGCGAACCCCGACCAGGGGAACCACTCGCCGAACGAACACCTGGACCTGGACTGTTTCCGCAACGGCATCGAGACCACCGCGCAGTTCCTCCACCGGTACCCCGACGCATGA
- a CDS encoding creatininase family protein, with amino-acid sequence METVLLEELTWTEVESALEDGTKTVLVPAGSVEQHGPHLGLLKDAAWAEAIGVELARALGDALVAPVIRPGCSEHHMGFPGTISYRPETLMRVFEDYCHSLDAHGFEHIVVFSMHGGNFPALNAILPSLAGDLDAAVITLLDKGLLIDPLMEALAAAGIPASARGHGGAAVTASVWHLRPDLVREEEFVPGYVGEVSTSTLTTHGLDAVTELGHMGDPTYATRELGEDVTNRLVTAFAERVRTERGDDR; translated from the coding sequence ATGGAGACGGTACTACTCGAGGAGTTGACGTGGACGGAGGTCGAATCGGCGCTCGAAGACGGGACGAAGACGGTACTCGTGCCGGCGGGGTCGGTCGAACAGCACGGCCCGCACCTGGGGCTGCTCAAGGACGCCGCCTGGGCGGAGGCCATCGGCGTGGAGCTGGCGCGCGCCCTCGGCGACGCGCTGGTCGCGCCGGTCATCCGACCCGGCTGTTCGGAACACCACATGGGGTTCCCCGGCACCATCAGCTACCGCCCCGAGACGTTGATGCGGGTGTTCGAGGACTACTGTCACAGCCTCGACGCCCACGGCTTCGAGCACATCGTCGTCTTCTCGATGCACGGGGGGAACTTCCCGGCGCTGAACGCCATCCTCCCCTCGCTCGCCGGCGACCTCGACGCGGCGGTGATCACCCTCCTCGACAAGGGACTGCTCATCGACCCCCTGATGGAGGCGCTCGCGGCCGCCGGGATTCCGGCGTCGGCACGGGGCCACGGCGGGGCGGCGGTGACCGCCTCCGTCTGGCACCTGCGTCCGGACCTCGTCCGCGAGGAGGAGTTCGTCCCCGGCTACGTCGGGGAGGTGTCGACGTCGACGCTCACCACCCACGGCCTCGACGCGGTGACGGAACTCGGCCACATGGGCGACCCGACCTACGCGACACGCGAACTGGGCGAGGACGTGACGAACAGGCTCGTGACCGCCTTCGCGGAGCGAGTGCGGACCGAACGGGGTGACGACCGATGA
- a CDS encoding ABC transporter ATP-binding protein, which translates to MSADPDGADAKLRIEGLHKHFPVNTGMISRVFNPGAREYVRAVDGVSLTVRDGEAFGLAGESGCGKTTLGKTAIRLLEPTEGRVVFDGRDITDLSDDELFDFRREAQIIHQDPYQSLNPRWTVYRWVKEPLDVHGIGTREERDARVYRTLERAGLRPAEAYAEQYPSELSGGERQRVGIARALALDPSFLLADEPASMLDVSIRASILDLFERLQREFGLTAVYISHDLSLLKHMCDRIGVMYAGKLVEVGPTDEVIGDPKHPYTRALVGSMPVINPDVEREPVELEGTVPDLTGEMNQCRFYDRCPEAVPRCREGEPPMYATGSDQGARCVLYDDRTETDGRLNAERL; encoded by the coding sequence ATGAGCGCCGACCCCGACGGGGCGGACGCGAAGCTCAGGATAGAGGGGCTCCACAAGCACTTCCCGGTCAATACGGGGATGATCTCGCGCGTGTTCAACCCGGGGGCCCGCGAGTACGTCCGCGCCGTCGACGGCGTCTCGCTCACCGTGAGGGACGGCGAGGCGTTCGGCCTCGCCGGCGAGTCCGGTTGCGGGAAGACGACGCTCGGCAAGACGGCCATCCGGCTCCTCGAACCGACCGAGGGGCGCGTCGTCTTCGACGGCCGGGACATCACCGACCTCTCGGACGACGAACTGTTCGACTTCCGGCGCGAGGCGCAGATCATCCACCAGGACCCCTACCAGTCGCTGAACCCGCGGTGGACGGTCTACCGGTGGGTGAAGGAACCGCTCGACGTCCACGGTATCGGCACGCGCGAGGAGCGCGACGCACGGGTGTACCGGACGCTCGAACGGGCCGGCCTCAGACCCGCGGAGGCGTACGCCGAGCAGTACCCCTCGGAGTTGAGCGGCGGCGAGCGCCAGCGCGTCGGCATCGCCCGGGCGCTGGCGCTCGACCCGTCGTTCCTGCTCGCCGACGAGCCGGCGAGCATGCTCGACGTGAGCATCCGCGCGAGCATCCTCGACCTGTTCGAGCGCCTCCAGCGCGAGTTCGGCCTCACCGCGGTGTACATCAGCCACGACCTCTCGTTGCTGAAACACATGTGCGACCGCATCGGGGTGATGTACGCGGGGAAACTCGTCGAGGTGGGACCGACCGACGAGGTCATCGGCGACCCGAAACACCCCTACACGAGGGCGCTGGTCGGCTCGATGCCCGTCATCAACCCGGACGTGGAGCGCGAGCCGGTGGAACTGGAGGGGACCGTCCCCGACCTGACCGGTGAGATGAACCAGTGTCGGTTCTACGACCGGTGTCCCGAGGCGGTGCCCCGCTGTCGGGAGGGCGAACCGCCGATGTACGCGACGGGGAGCGACCAGGGGGCGCGGTGCGTCCTCTACGACGACCGGACGGAGACCGACGGACGACTGAACGCGGAGCGACTGTGA
- a CDS encoding ABC transporter ATP-binding protein: MTLLNIENLQTYYRTENGSVRAADGVSLELAENETLGLVGESGSGKTTVAKSIIRLLPDNGEVVGGTIEYDGEDITELSMRELRRRIRWKEISMIPQNAMNGFDPVYTVGDQIVEVIRVHEPETTKAEARERTRELFVDLGLEPSRIDDYPHQFSGGMAQRAMVALALAVSPAIVLADEPTTALDVVIQDRILRTISELQDELNTAMIMITHDMSVVSEVCDTIAVMYGGRLVERADADTLIKSPRHPYTLGLRNAFPDVTAESQELISIPGTPPDLVDPDEGCRFAPRCPFAEERCWSETPEPETYDDGHVVECHRADEAEYLRTEAAKKETWEALREAPARASPSEVGR, from the coding sequence ATGACACTACTGAACATCGAGAACCTCCAGACGTACTATCGGACGGAGAACGGAAGCGTTCGGGCGGCGGACGGCGTCTCGCTCGAACTGGCCGAGAACGAGACGCTCGGTCTCGTCGGCGAGAGCGGCAGCGGGAAGACGACGGTGGCGAAGTCCATCATCCGCCTGCTGCCGGACAACGGCGAGGTGGTCGGCGGGACCATCGAGTACGACGGCGAGGACATCACGGAGCTGTCGATGCGCGAGCTCCGGCGTCGCATCCGGTGGAAGGAGATATCTATGATCCCCCAGAACGCGATGAACGGCTTCGACCCGGTGTACACCGTCGGCGACCAGATCGTCGAGGTCATCCGCGTCCACGAGCCGGAAACGACGAAGGCGGAGGCCCGCGAGCGGACCCGCGAACTGTTCGTCGACCTCGGGCTCGAACCGTCGCGCATCGACGACTACCCCCACCAGTTCTCCGGCGGGATGGCCCAGCGGGCGATGGTCGCCCTCGCGCTGGCGGTCAGTCCGGCCATCGTCCTCGCGGACGAACCGACGACCGCCCTCGACGTCGTCATCCAGGACCGCATCCTGCGGACCATCTCGGAACTGCAGGACGAGCTGAACACGGCGATGATTATGATAACTCACGACATGTCGGTCGTCTCCGAGGTGTGCGACACCATCGCCGTGATGTACGGGGGGCGACTCGTCGAGCGCGCCGACGCGGACACGCTCATCAAGTCGCCGAGACACCCCTACACGCTCGGCCTGCGCAACGCCTTCCCGGACGTCACCGCCGAGTCGCAGGAGCTCATCTCGATTCCGGGGACGCCGCCTGACCTGGTCGACCCGGACGAGGGCTGTCGGTTCGCGCCGCGCTGCCCCTTCGCGGAGGAGCGCTGCTGGTCGGAGACGCCGGAGCCGGAGACGTACGACGACGGCCACGTCGTCGAGTGCCACCGGGCGGACGAAGCCGAGTACCTCCGCACCGAGGCCGCGAAGAAGGAGACGTGGGAGGCGCTCCGGGAGGCCCCGGCGCGCGCGTCGCCGAGCGAGGTGGGCCGATGA
- a CDS encoding ABC transporter permease, which yields MSGGEETPGSTASSTTDGATTSGLGDAVVAVRRVGRSVVDVFRDDRMGQFGVVVLLTFTLMGVFAPWLTPYDPGDINRDADGNALRLEGPSTDHLLGTTNLGRDVASQVIAGVRISLIVGFLAAFMAVFIGVNVGLISAYFGGWVDDVLMRVADIAYGLPFLPFVIVLVFLLGPSISSIVIVIGLILWRSTARVIRSQVLSHKERPYVESARSIGASDLRIMYLHILPNVLPLAFLYGAFSVAWAVLAEASISFLGFGDPSMVSWGQMLFEAYTADAIRTAWWWVVPPGVCIMLMVMAVFFIGRTLERITNPELRHAE from the coding sequence ATGAGCGGAGGCGAAGAGACGCCCGGTTCGACCGCGTCCTCGACGACGGACGGGGCGACCACCTCCGGCCTCGGCGACGCCGTCGTCGCCGTGCGACGGGTCGGCCGGTCGGTCGTCGACGTCTTTCGCGACGACCGGATGGGCCAGTTCGGGGTCGTGGTCCTCCTGACGTTCACCCTGATGGGCGTGTTCGCCCCGTGGCTCACCCCCTACGACCCCGGCGACATCAACCGCGACGCCGACGGGAACGCGCTCCGGCTGGAGGGACCCTCTACGGACCACCTCCTCGGGACGACGAACCTCGGGCGCGACGTGGCCTCGCAGGTCATCGCTGGCGTGCGCATCTCGCTCATCGTCGGCTTCCTCGCCGCGTTCATGGCCGTCTTCATCGGCGTCAACGTGGGGCTGATAAGCGCCTACTTCGGCGGCTGGGTCGACGACGTCCTCATGCGGGTGGCGGACATCGCCTACGGGTTGCCGTTCCTCCCGTTCGTCATCGTCCTCGTGTTCCTGCTTGGACCGAGCATCTCGAGCATCGTCATCGTCATCGGGCTCATCCTCTGGCGGTCGACCGCGCGCGTCATCCGCTCGCAGGTCCTCAGCCACAAGGAACGCCCGTACGTCGAGTCGGCGCGCTCCATCGGCGCGAGCGACCTGCGCATCATGTACCTCCACATCCTGCCGAACGTGCTCCCGCTGGCGTTCCTCTACGGGGCGTTCTCGGTCGCGTGGGCGGTCCTCGCCGAGGCGAGCATCTCGTTCCTCGGCTTCGGCGACCCGAGCATGGTGTCGTGGGGACAGATGCTCTTCGAGGCGTACACCGCCGACGCCATCCGCACCGCCTGGTGGTGGGTCGTCCCCCCCGGCGTCTGTATCATGCTGATGGTGATGGCCGTGTTCTTCATCGGCCGCACCCTCGAGCGCATCACCAACCCGGAGCTCCGCCATGCCGAGTGA
- a CDS encoding ABC transporter permease has protein sequence MGLREYIARRIGQLFVTYWAFVTILFVLFRAAPGDPVSMFVTQGMSAEAREETIANLGLNEPLYVQYVEYIGQLLTGSFGTSFRYREPVWDILVVKFWNTILLMGTALVIAYVVGILFGSLLGWYRGRTFEKGGILVGLVARSSPEFWTGIVLLSIFSFWLGILPSGGMRAVGADIDTFASRYLAWDFVYHMVLPVMTGAFYYMATPMLLMRNTMLDVLKADFIEIKKAEGLPEHRVLFHHAVRNSVLPIVTVVAIVSGTAIGGSLVIETVFNWPGMGREMVESVNYNDYPMAMGTFFLMGSVVIVMNFLADLAYIYLDPRVQYD, from the coding sequence ATGGGACTGAGAGAGTACATCGCCCGGCGTATCGGGCAGCTGTTCGTCACCTACTGGGCGTTCGTGACGATACTGTTCGTCCTGTTCAGGGCGGCCCCCGGCGACCCGGTATCGATGTTCGTCACCCAGGGGATGTCCGCCGAGGCACGCGAGGAGACCATCGCGAACCTCGGCCTGAACGAACCGCTCTACGTCCAGTACGTCGAGTACATCGGCCAGCTCCTCACGGGGAGCTTCGGGACGTCGTTCCGGTACCGGGAACCGGTCTGGGACATCCTCGTCGTGAAGTTCTGGAACACGATCCTGCTCATGGGGACGGCGCTCGTCATCGCCTACGTCGTCGGCATCCTGTTCGGGTCGCTGCTCGGCTGGTACCGCGGTCGAACCTTCGAGAAGGGCGGCATCCTCGTCGGCCTGGTCGCCCGGTCGTCGCCGGAGTTCTGGACGGGCATCGTCCTCCTGTCTATCTTCTCGTTCTGGCTCGGCATCCTCCCCTCGGGCGGGATGCGGGCGGTCGGTGCCGACATCGACACCTTCGCGTCGCGCTACCTCGCGTGGGACTTCGTCTACCACATGGTACTGCCGGTCATGACGGGGGCGTTCTACTACATGGCGACGCCCATGTTGCTGATGCGCAACACGATGCTCGACGTCCTGAAGGCGGACTTCATCGAGATAAAGAAGGCGGAGGGACTGCCCGAACACCGGGTCCTCTTTCACCACGCGGTTCGGAACTCGGTACTCCCCATCGTCACGGTCGTCGCCATCGTCTCCGGCACCGCCATCGGGGGGTCGCTCGTCATCGAGACGGTGTTCAACTGGCCCGGCATGGGCCGCGAGATGGTCGAATCGGTCAACTACAACGACTACCCCATGGCGATGGGGACGTTCTTCCTCATGGGGTCGGTCGTCATCGTGATGAACTTCCTGGCGGACCTGGCGTACATCTACCTCGACCCGAGGGTGCAGTATGACTAA
- a CDS encoding ABC transporter substrate-binding protein, translating into MSRGNTTRRSVLKKTAGAAGTGLTLGLAGCIGANNGGGGGGGAGDPVDPIELIVTTSDYDPVRYEFGQLIADQWRELGFEVNVNPLAWNQIVDQAMTQQDFDSFTLNWAGRAERIDPDVFCYDLHHSSQNQEGGRNFVNYQNEEYDEWAETQRERYDDDERQEAVYRCQEIFAEDQPRTPIANQRQAMPYNANRLDDVVTMMGEGLMSFWTAIESTPADGVDQIRLGYPSDVNNLNPADGAATHDTQTMRLIYDRLVRINKEGLPEPWLATDVEEVDETTIGVTIREGQQWHDGEDLTVEDVKFSFEYLDEYSPVLGAATDPIESIEITGDWSLEFSLDRPFAPFIPIGLGQVFIIPQHIWEEVPDGLDDVSDPLDWENPEPVGSGPFQFVEWRRDEEMRLEAYTDHFNPPVVGELLKVPGADMSGLVRLLEDESIDMIGWVPGPDTVNRLDSEVDHVEISSIESHGWYHINYQLDRAPFDDVAVRHALADGIPKQDIVDTVLDGMGTVTHTPMAAVNEFWHNPDVRQFGDDLGRAQQTLEEAGYTLQNGRLHYPEE; encoded by the coding sequence ATGAGTCGAGGTAACACTACCCGACGTTCGGTACTGAAGAAGACGGCCGGGGCCGCCGGGACGGGACTCACGCTGGGTCTCGCCGGCTGTATCGGTGCGAACAACGGTGGCGGCGGGGGCGGCGGCGCGGGCGACCCGGTCGACCCCATCGAACTCATCGTGACGACGTCGGACTACGACCCCGTCCGCTACGAGTTCGGCCAGCTCATCGCCGACCAGTGGCGGGAACTCGGGTTCGAGGTGAACGTCAACCCGCTCGCCTGGAACCAGATCGTCGACCAGGCGATGACCCAGCAGGACTTCGATTCGTTCACCCTCAACTGGGCGGGGCGCGCCGAGCGCATCGACCCGGACGTCTTCTGTTACGACCTCCACCACTCCTCGCAGAACCAGGAGGGGGGGCGGAACTTCGTGAACTACCAGAACGAGGAGTACGACGAGTGGGCGGAGACCCAGCGCGAGCGCTACGACGACGACGAGCGTCAAGAGGCGGTCTACAGGTGCCAGGAGATATTCGCCGAGGACCAGCCCCGGACGCCCATCGCGAACCAGCGGCAGGCGATGCCGTACAACGCCAACCGGCTGGACGACGTCGTGACGATGATGGGCGAGGGGCTGATGTCCTTCTGGACCGCCATCGAGTCGACGCCCGCCGACGGCGTCGACCAGATACGCCTCGGCTACCCCTCCGACGTGAACAACCTCAACCCCGCCGACGGGGCGGCGACCCACGACACCCAGACGATGCGGCTCATCTACGACCGCCTCGTCCGCATCAACAAGGAGGGGCTCCCCGAGCCGTGGCTCGCGACGGACGTCGAGGAGGTCGACGAGACGACCATCGGCGTGACCATCCGCGAGGGCCAGCAGTGGCACGACGGCGAGGACCTCACCGTCGAGGACGTGAAGTTCTCGTTCGAGTACCTCGACGAGTACTCGCCGGTGCTGGGCGCCGCCACCGACCCCATCGAGAGCATCGAGATCACCGGCGACTGGTCGCTCGAGTTCTCGCTCGACCGGCCGTTCGCCCCGTTCATCCCCATCGGCCTCGGACAGGTGTTCATCATCCCGCAGCACATCTGGGAGGAGGTCCCCGACGGCCTCGACGACGTCTCCGACCCGCTCGACTGGGAGAACCCCGAACCGGTCGGCAGCGGACCGTTCCAGTTCGTCGAGTGGCGCCGCGACGAGGAGATGCGCCTCGAGGCGTACACCGACCACTTCAACCCGCCGGTCGTCGGCGAACTCCTCAAGGTGCCCGGGGCGGACATGTCCGGGCTGGTCCGCCTCCTCGAGGACGAGTCCATCGACATGATCGGGTGGGTCCCCGGCCCCGACACCGTCAACCGCCTCGACTCGGAGGTGGACCACGTCGAGATCAGCAGCATCGAGAGCCACGGCTGGTACCACATCAACTATCAGCTCGACCGCGCGCCGTTCGACGACGTCGCCGTCCGCCACGCGCTCGCCGACGGCATCCCGAAACAGGACATCGTCGACACCGTCCTCGACGGCATGGGGACGGTGACGCACACGCCCATGGCGGCGGTCAACGAGTTCTGGCACAACCCGGACGTCCGGCAGTTCGGCGACGACCTCGGCCGGGCCCAGCAGACGCTTGAGGAGGCCGGCTACACGCTCCAGAACGGTCGGCTCCACTACCCGGAGGAGTGA
- a CDS encoding Lrp/AsnC family transcriptional regulator, with the protein MPNSDFESFDEIDGKILRVLAENPRTPYSRITEILAESGHEMSPEGVRYRVDKIIDMTTVFFLLDPQELSWEILRVAVTTEKRDGAKEAAFDLLCDLPFWHVSRGIGTFDYFAVGSILSVRDADDLVTTVREADCVNRVDYLVVTGRNQDMAQYLNMEYLTAGREDDQ; encoded by the coding sequence ATGCCGAACTCCGACTTCGAGTCCTTCGACGAGATCGACGGCAAGATACTCCGCGTCCTCGCCGAGAACCCCCGGACCCCCTACTCCCGGATAACCGAGATACTCGCGGAGTCCGGCCACGAGATGAGCCCCGAAGGGGTCAGGTACCGGGTCGACAAGATCATCGACATGACGACGGTGTTCTTCCTCCTCGACCCGCAGGAACTCTCGTGGGAGATCCTCCGCGTCGCGGTCACCACGGAGAAGAGAGACGGGGCGAAGGAGGCGGCGTTCGACCTGCTCTGTGACCTCCCGTTCTGGCACGTCTCGCGTGGCATCGGGACCTTCGACTACTTCGCCGTCGGGAGCATCCTGTCGGTGCGGGACGCGGACGACCTGGTGACGACGGTGCGCGAGGCCGACTGCGTGAACCGGGTCGACTACCTCGTCGTCACGGGCCGGAACCAGGACATGGCCCAGTACCTCAACATGGAGTACCTCACCGCCGGCAGGGAGGACGACCAGTGA
- a CDS encoding CBS domain-containing protein, with translation MDLDNRIRAEEVMSTPLETISSKATVREAARTMRDNDINALLVTTGPPSIVTSTDVLDAVAAGHDTADLPVAEVMTRSVETVPPTILLEEVAAMMTSLGIKHLPVVDGEDYVGMVSSTDVTSRIA, from the coding sequence ATGGACCTCGACAACCGAATCCGTGCCGAAGAGGTGATGTCGACGCCGCTGGAGACGATATCGTCGAAGGCGACCGTCAGAGAGGCCGCGCGGACGATGCGCGACAACGACATCAACGCGTTACTCGTGACGACCGGTCCGCCCTCCATCGTCACGAGCACGGACGTCCTCGACGCCGTCGCGGCGGGACACGACACGGCGGACCTGCCGGTCGCGGAGGTGATGACGCGGTCGGTCGAGACCGTCCCGCCGACCATCCTCCTCGAGGAGGTGGCCGCGATGATGACCAGCCTCGGTATCAAACACCTCCCGGTCGTCGACGGCGAGGACTACGTGGGGATGGTCTCCTCGACGGACGTCACCTCCCGCATCGCCTGA